The following coding sequences are from one Gossypium raimondii isolate GPD5lz chromosome 4, ASM2569854v1, whole genome shotgun sequence window:
- the LOC105780553 gene encoding protein LONGIFOLIA 1: protein MSSKFMYSLSDKNPDLQKQIGCMNGLFQLFDCHHFYGNRRIAGPNRKRLPSGQNGKHGTEAKIGSDKIKGNNLKKTVKEKQRYSFESPRTSLSSSSCSSSFSPADCSKESLVDRSSSSQIAFHETPRKEISSHRSNASLQSSQNSLNLRDVVKDSIYREACGLSIKTATKLEAGQHQTLKHIDSPRPLQSPKPSKTRNTSLNESSHALLKLKGTPKMYNECEDGSLTFARQDAPRLSYDGRGAKDAHKIKPKDLPRLSLDSRESSIKGSVDCMNSDFLLGEINRSRMKSNDIRNQEQEPGSYKGPSSVVAKLMGVEALLNPMLTNGNRSRDIKTCQDLKSNPASPSSRINEKKKSLISGCSRNSGKEPRSPRNRMTNVESKKPVATRCPIESAPWRQLDGNKGALKSQETPMKAPNSFLTVYGEIEKSLAALEFMKSGKDTRALKQTPKQMQMSKQMSDTRKEEQASSLISHTSSILGHSSEAPNLRKLHSKNAVSATIKETSSPTCLKLPIKIIKEEKVMENGGNSTSTVVATGSLRRLRTSSHANTRSEKADKQSYKDSIPKPKTPKDPSSRLHSRDKNTARTLRDNQISKEPSPTAQENTNIAVSSETTCLKLHQKKLEMEKQSRRTGPASDQRKSRRQSSSLQAESGLPHRKPRHRSHNLRQSDDQLSDISSDMRDLNHQGDDRSMQSESNMSMTSYGDTEVTSAQSYGKIEGTFSQEQEKKQKNPAARLIEGDPKAEPPRTAPEQPSPVSVLDAAFYGDESPSPVKKTSKAFEGDEGLTPNDADWSSIGLNHLPTCRETSPRFKTDSRKAENIQHLVQKFMNLDSIDECAITNEIIPNPDHEYIAEVMLASGLLSKLDSSFMACQLHPSGHLINPNLFPALEQIRASIWLLNRKHNSRKVSQLDPIEKNHRLLIFDAINEILIIKSVKKGSYKQWILPSTVEDTRQKRQQVVRDLCSDIDKMQTTSNIEDKNLNSIVCGDLMLGSMDWTEFKSEFPWIALDVERLIFKDLICEVISSEVTNLQQQHRGHCRRLFLK from the exons ATGTCATCAAAGTTTATGTATTCTTTATCAGATAAAAACCCAGATTTGCAGAAGCAGATTGGGTGCATGAATGGACTATTCCAGCTCTTTGATTGCCACCATTTCTATGGTAACCGGCGCATTGCCGGTCCAAACCGCAAAAGGCTTCCCTCAG GTCAAAATGGCAAGCATGGAACAGAAGCCAAGATTGGTTCAGACAAGATAAAA GGAAATAATCTGAAGAAGACTGTGAAGGAGAAACAAAGATACTCCTTTGAATCACCCCGAACCTCGTTGTCTTCTTCCTCTTGTTCATCCAGTTTCTCACCTGCTGACTGCAGCAAAGAATCTCTAGTAGACCGATCTTCATCAAGCCAAATTGCCTTCCACGAAACCCCGAGGAAGGAAATATCCAGTCATCGATCAAATGCTTCTTTGCAATCAAGCCAAAACTCCCTTAACCTCCGAGATGTGGTTAAAGATTCAATCTACAGAGAAGCCTGTGGATTATCGATTAAAACTGCAACAAAATTGGAAGCGGGGCAGCACCAAACCTTGAAGCATATAGATTCCCCAAGGCCTTTGCAGTCACCAAAACCTTCAAAGACGAGGAACACCAGTCTCAATGAATCAAGTCATGCCCTTCTTAAGCTTAAAGGGACTCCTAAAATGTACAATGAATGCGAGGATGGTTCTCTCACTTTTGCACGACAGGATGCTCCTCGGCTCTCTTATGATGGGAGGGGGGCAAAAGATGCACATAAAATTAAGCCCAAAGATCTCCCAAGGCTATCACTAGATAGTAGGGAAAGCTCCATAAAGGGTTCCGTCGATTGTATGAATTCGGATTTTCTTCTAGGAGAGATAAACAGAAGTAGAAtgaaatcaaatgatataagaAACCAAGAGCAAGAACCTGGAAGCTACAAAGGACCATCTAGTGTTGTAGCCAAGTTGATGGGGGTGGAAGCATTGCTAAATCCCATGCTAACCAATGGGAATCGAAGTCGAGATATCAAAACCTGTCAAGATTTAAAAAGCAATCCCGCCTCACCCTCATCAAGAAttaatgagaaaaagaaaagtttgatTTCTGGTTGTTCAAGAAATTCAGGAAAGGAACCAAGGTCACCCCGCAATCGCATGACAAATGTAGAGTCAAAGAAACCTGTTGCAACTAGATGCCCAATTGAATCTGCCCCATGGAGGCAGCTTGATGGAAACAAGGGAGCTTTGAAGAGTCAAGAAACTCCAATGAAAGCCCCAAACTCCTTTCTAACTGTTTACGGTGAAATCGAGAAAAGTTTGGCAGCACTTGAGTTCATGAAGTCGGGAAAAGATACTAGAGCCCTTAAACAAACACCTAAACAAATGCAGATGTCTAAGCAGATGTCAGATACCAGAAAAGAAGAGCAAGCTTCAAGTTTGATATCTCACACAAGCAGCATCCTTGGCCACAGCTCAGAAGCACCAAATTTGAGAAAGCTACATAGTAAAAATGCAGTTTCAGCCACGATCAAGGAAACTAGTTCTCCAACATGCCTTAAATTGCCAATCAAgattataaaagaagaaaaagttatGGAAAATGGCGGCAATTCTACTTCAACAGTAGTTGCAACTGGCAGTTTAAGAAGGCTTCGCACTAGCAGCCATGCAAATACCAGAAGTGAAAAGGCTGACAAGCAATCATATAAAGATTCAATTCCGAAACCTAAAACTCCTAAGGATCCTTCCAGTCGACTCCATTCAAGGGATAAAAATACTGCCAGAACTCTAAGAGACAACCAAATTTCAAAAGAGCCATCACCTACTGCTCAAGAAAATACTAACATTGCAGTAAGCTCAGAGACCACATGCCTTAAACTGCACCAGAAGAAGCTTGAAATGGAAAAACAGTCTCGTCGCACTGGTCCAGCATCAGACCAGAGAAAAAGCAGAAGGCAATCAAGCAGCCTACAAGCAGAATCAGGCTTGCCACATCGGAAGCCCAGGCATAGATCTCACAATTTGAGGCAAAGTGATGACCAATTGAGTGATATCAGTAGTGATATGAGAGATTTGAATCACCAAGGAGATGATAGATCGATGCAATCTGAGAGCAATATGAGCATGACCTCCTATGGTGACACTGAAGTCACAAGTGCTCAAAGTTATGGCAAGATAGAGGGTACATTCTCCCAAGAACAGGAAAAGAAGCAGAAA AATCCAGCAGCAAGGTTAATTGAAGGTGATCCAAAAGCAGAACCTCCAAGAACTGCCCCGGAACAGCCTAGTCCTGTCTCTGTTCTAGATGCCGCATTTTACGGAGATGAATCACCGTCTCCTGTGAAGAAAACATCAAAAGCTTTTGAAG GTGATGAGGGTCTTACCCCTAATGATGCAGACTGGAGTTCCATAGGTCTAAATCACTTGCCCACCTGCAGAGAAACCAGTCCAAGGTTCAAGACAGACAGCAGGAAAGCAGAAAACATCCAGCACTTGGTCCAGAAATTCATGAATTTAGATTCTATCGATGAGTGCGCCATTACAAATGAAATTATTCCAAATCCAGACCATGAATACATTGCAGAAGTAATGTTGGCATCAGGCCTCCTCAGCAAACTTGACTCCAGCTTCATGGCCTGCCAGCTTCATCCATCAGGACATCTAATCAACCCTAACTTGTTCCCTGCCCTAGAACAGATCAGAGCAAGCATTTGGCTTCTAAATAGAAAACACAACAGCAGAAAGGTCAGCCAGCTGGACCCCATCGAGAAGAACCATAGGCTGCTAATATTTGATGCAATTAATGAAATTCTAATCATAAAATCAGTGAAGAAAGGCTCTTACAAGCAGTGGATCTTACCGAGTACAGTGGAGGATACAAGACAAAAAAGACAGCAGGTGGTAAGGGATTTATGTTCAGATATAGATAAAATGCAAACTACATCAAATATAGAGGATAAAAATCTCAACAGCATCGTATGCGGAGATTTGATGCTTGGATCAATGGACTGGACAGAATTCAAGAGCGAATTTCCATGGATAGCTCTAGATGTGGAGAGGTTGATCTTCAAAGACTTAATATGTGAAGTTATTAGTAGTGAAGTAACAAATCTACAACAGCAGCATCGAGGGCATTGCAGGCGACTGTTTTTGAAGTAG